A section of the Malus sylvestris chromosome 17, drMalSylv7.2, whole genome shotgun sequence genome encodes:
- the LOC126611048 gene encoding NADP-dependent malic enzyme-like isoform X1 produces the protein MMSLNRSCFLGKPGIAGSSSPFSQSQKRRSASLKVVAVVPKVRTSDRNGSVVMENPLQEVKAESEVVELKSTVHGGVQDVYGEDTATEDQLVTPWSVSVASGYTLIRSPHHNKGLAFTEKERDAHYLRGLLPPVVISQELQVKKMINSIRQYQVPLQKYIAMMDLQGRNEKLFYKLLIEHVEELLPVVYTPTVGEACQKYGSIFTQPQGLFISLKEKGKILEVLRNWPEKNIQVIVVTDGERILGLGDLGCHGMGIPVGKLALYTALGGVRPSACLPVTIDVGTNNEKLLNDEFYIGLRQKRATGQEYAELLQEFMTAVKQNYGEKVLVQFEDFANHNAFELLAKYASTHLVFNDDIQGTASVVLAGLLAALKLVKGSLSEHRFLFLGAGEAGTGIAELIALEVSKQTNTPVEEARKNIWLVDSKGLIVSSRLDSLQHFKKPWAHEHEPVRELVNAVKSIKPTVLIGTSGVGRTFTKEVVEAMASLNERPIILALSNPTSQSECTAEEAYTWTEGRAMYCSGSPFPPVEYNGKVYYPGQSNNAYIFPGFGLGLIMSGTIRVHDDMLLAASEALASMVTQEDFDKGLIYPPFTNIRKISAHIAAKVAAKSYELGLATRLPEPRDLERYAESCMYSPSYRSFR, from the exons ATGATGTCCTTGAATAGAAGCTGTTTTCTG GGGAAACCGGGCATTGCTGGGTCTTCAAGCCCGTTCTCTCAGAGCCAGAAGAGGCGGTCAGCGTCGCTAAAAGTGGTGGCTGTGGTCCCAAAAGTCCGGACAAGCGACCGAAACGGTAGCGTTGTGATGGAGAACCCATTGCAGGAGGTGAAGGCCGAATCCGAGGTGGTTGAGCTGAAATCTACCGTCCATggtggggtacaagacgtgtACGGTGAGGATACTGCCACCGAGGACCAACTCGTCACGCCCTGGAGTGTCTCGGTTGCTAG TGGATATACGTTGATACGATCTCCACACCACAACAAAGGTCTTGCTTtcacagagaaagagagagatgccCACTACTTGCGTGGTCTTCTTCCCCCAGTTGTTATTTCTCAAGAACTTCAG GTTAAGAAAATGATCAACAGTATCCGTCAGTATCAAGTTCCACTGCAGAAGTATATCGCTATGATGGATCTTCAG GGGAGAAATGAAAAGCTATTCTACAAGCTTCTTATTGAACATGTTGAGGAATTACTTCCGGTTGTCTATACTCCTACTGTCGGTGAAGCTTGCCAGAAATATGGAAGCATCTTTACGCAACCACAGGGTCTTTTCATAAGTTTGAAAGAAAA GGGCAAGATTCTTGAAGTATTGAGGAACTGGCCTGAGAAGAATATTCAAGTCATTGTTGTCACTGATGGAGAGCGGATCCTAGGGCTTGGGGATCTTGGCTGTCAT GGAATGGGTATTCCTGTGGGTAAACTTGCTCTATACACGGCACTTGGAGGAGTTCGTCCTTCTGCT TGCTTGCCTGTAACCATTGATGTTGGTACAAACAATGAGAAGCTGTTGAATGATGAGTTCTACATAGGGCTGAGGCAAAAGAGGGCTACTGGGCAG gAATATGCCGAACTCCTACAAGAGTTCATGACTGCAGTCAAGCAGAATTACGGGGAGAAAGTTCTCGTTCAG TTTGAAGACTTTGCAAACCACAATGCTTTTGAACTGCTTGCAAAGTATGCCTCAACTCATCTTGTTTTTAATGACGACATTCAG GGGACAGCATCCGTGGTTCTGGCTGGGCTTCTTGCGGCTTTGAAGTTAGTAAAGGGATCTTTATCTGAACACAGATTTTTATTCCTTGGTGCTGGAGAG GCCGGCACTGGCATAGCAGAACTCATTGCCCTTGAAGTTTCCAAGCAG ACAAATACCCCAGTGGAAGAGGCCCGCAAGAACATTTGGCTTGTGGACTCAAAG GGATTGATTGTTAGTTCTCGGCTGGATTCACTCCAACACTTTAAAAAGCCCTGGGCTCATGAACATGAACCAGTCAGGGAACTTGTAAATGCTGTTAAG TCAATCAAGCCAACGGTGTTGATTGGAACGTCAGGAGTAGGAAGAACATTCACTAAAGAAGTGGTTGAGGCTATGGCCTCCCTGAATGAG AGACCTATTATTCTTGCTCTTTCCAACCCAACATCACAATCTGAATGTACTGCAGAAGAAGCATATACATGGACTGAG GGTCGTGCCATGTATTGTAGTGGAAGCCCATTCCCACCGGTTGAATATAATGGGAAGGTTTACTATCCTGGCCAG TCAAACAATGCATACATCTTCCCTGGATTCGGTCTGGGTTTAATAATGTCTGGTACTATCCGTGTTCACGACGACATGCTTCTGGCAGCCT CGGAAGCGTTGGCTTCAATGGTGACCCAGGAAGATTTTGACAAGGGACTCATATACCCTCCATTCACAAACATCAGAAAGATTTCGGCGCATATTGCTGCTAAAGTAGCTGCGAAATCATATGAACTTG GTTTGGCTACTCGCCTCCCCGAGCCAAGAGATCTGGAGAGGTATGCTGAAAGCTGTATGTACAGCCCTTCCTATCGAAGTTTCCGGTGA
- the LOC126611048 gene encoding NADP-dependent malic enzyme 4, chloroplastic-like isoform X2, translated as MENPLQEVKAESEVVELKSTVHGGVQDVYGEDTATEDQLVTPWSVSVASGYTLIRSPHHNKGLAFTEKERDAHYLRGLLPPVVISQELQVKKMINSIRQYQVPLQKYIAMMDLQGRNEKLFYKLLIEHVEELLPVVYTPTVGEACQKYGSIFTQPQGLFISLKEKGKILEVLRNWPEKNIQVIVVTDGERILGLGDLGCHGMGIPVGKLALYTALGGVRPSACLPVTIDVGTNNEKLLNDEFYIGLRQKRATGQEYAELLQEFMTAVKQNYGEKVLVQFEDFANHNAFELLAKYASTHLVFNDDIQGTASVVLAGLLAALKLVKGSLSEHRFLFLGAGEAGTGIAELIALEVSKQTNTPVEEARKNIWLVDSKGLIVSSRLDSLQHFKKPWAHEHEPVRELVNAVKSIKPTVLIGTSGVGRTFTKEVVEAMASLNERPIILALSNPTSQSECTAEEAYTWTEGRAMYCSGSPFPPVEYNGKVYYPGQSNNAYIFPGFGLGLIMSGTIRVHDDMLLAASEALASMVTQEDFDKGLIYPPFTNIRKISAHIAAKVAAKSYELGLATRLPEPRDLERYAESCMYSPSYRSFR; from the exons ATGGAGAACCCATTGCAGGAGGTGAAGGCCGAATCCGAGGTGGTTGAGCTGAAATCTACCGTCCATggtggggtacaagacgtgtACGGTGAGGATACTGCCACCGAGGACCAACTCGTCACGCCCTGGAGTGTCTCGGTTGCTAG TGGATATACGTTGATACGATCTCCACACCACAACAAAGGTCTTGCTTtcacagagaaagagagagatgccCACTACTTGCGTGGTCTTCTTCCCCCAGTTGTTATTTCTCAAGAACTTCAG GTTAAGAAAATGATCAACAGTATCCGTCAGTATCAAGTTCCACTGCAGAAGTATATCGCTATGATGGATCTTCAG GGGAGAAATGAAAAGCTATTCTACAAGCTTCTTATTGAACATGTTGAGGAATTACTTCCGGTTGTCTATACTCCTACTGTCGGTGAAGCTTGCCAGAAATATGGAAGCATCTTTACGCAACCACAGGGTCTTTTCATAAGTTTGAAAGAAAA GGGCAAGATTCTTGAAGTATTGAGGAACTGGCCTGAGAAGAATATTCAAGTCATTGTTGTCACTGATGGAGAGCGGATCCTAGGGCTTGGGGATCTTGGCTGTCAT GGAATGGGTATTCCTGTGGGTAAACTTGCTCTATACACGGCACTTGGAGGAGTTCGTCCTTCTGCT TGCTTGCCTGTAACCATTGATGTTGGTACAAACAATGAGAAGCTGTTGAATGATGAGTTCTACATAGGGCTGAGGCAAAAGAGGGCTACTGGGCAG gAATATGCCGAACTCCTACAAGAGTTCATGACTGCAGTCAAGCAGAATTACGGGGAGAAAGTTCTCGTTCAG TTTGAAGACTTTGCAAACCACAATGCTTTTGAACTGCTTGCAAAGTATGCCTCAACTCATCTTGTTTTTAATGACGACATTCAG GGGACAGCATCCGTGGTTCTGGCTGGGCTTCTTGCGGCTTTGAAGTTAGTAAAGGGATCTTTATCTGAACACAGATTTTTATTCCTTGGTGCTGGAGAG GCCGGCACTGGCATAGCAGAACTCATTGCCCTTGAAGTTTCCAAGCAG ACAAATACCCCAGTGGAAGAGGCCCGCAAGAACATTTGGCTTGTGGACTCAAAG GGATTGATTGTTAGTTCTCGGCTGGATTCACTCCAACACTTTAAAAAGCCCTGGGCTCATGAACATGAACCAGTCAGGGAACTTGTAAATGCTGTTAAG TCAATCAAGCCAACGGTGTTGATTGGAACGTCAGGAGTAGGAAGAACATTCACTAAAGAAGTGGTTGAGGCTATGGCCTCCCTGAATGAG AGACCTATTATTCTTGCTCTTTCCAACCCAACATCACAATCTGAATGTACTGCAGAAGAAGCATATACATGGACTGAG GGTCGTGCCATGTATTGTAGTGGAAGCCCATTCCCACCGGTTGAATATAATGGGAAGGTTTACTATCCTGGCCAG TCAAACAATGCATACATCTTCCCTGGATTCGGTCTGGGTTTAATAATGTCTGGTACTATCCGTGTTCACGACGACATGCTTCTGGCAGCCT CGGAAGCGTTGGCTTCAATGGTGACCCAGGAAGATTTTGACAAGGGACTCATATACCCTCCATTCACAAACATCAGAAAGATTTCGGCGCATATTGCTGCTAAAGTAGCTGCGAAATCATATGAACTTG GTTTGGCTACTCGCCTCCCCGAGCCAAGAGATCTGGAGAGGTATGCTGAAAGCTGTATGTACAGCCCTTCCTATCGAAGTTTCCGGTGA
- the LOC126611387 gene encoding transcription factor MYBS3-like has product MTRRCSHCSNNGHNSRTCPTRVGSSSSSPSLCGGGGVKLFGVRLTDGSIIKKSASMGNLSCAVAHYHSSSPNPDSPSSDPLHDPVHVPDGYLSDDPAHASSSVNRRGDRKKGTPWTEEEHRMFLIGLQKLGKGDWRGIARSYVTTRTPTQVASHAQKYFIRQSNATRRKRRSSLFDMVPDMAMDPPPVPEEQVFLPSSREGESEDANSLPSLNLSLSSETKPMETTHEEKVIELDQEPAMGSNGFPPMAPPYIPAYTSYPWPYWAPSAGPFREMVGEPSHQPVLRPIPIVPKEPVNVDALGMSQLSLGETERGLKEPSPLSLKLLGEPSRQSAFHPNAPASEPDVSKGKSSAIQAV; this is encoded by the exons ATGACTCGGCGGTGCTCTCACTGTAGCAACAACGGGCACAACTCGCGCACATGCCCGACACGTGTAGGATCCTCCTCCTCGTCCCCCTCCTTATGCGGCGGCGGAGGCGTGAAGCTGTTCGGCGTGAGGCTCACCGATGGCTCGATCATTAAGAAGAGCGCCAGCATGGGGAATTTATCCTGTGCGGTGGCGCACTACCACTCCTCGTCGCCGAACCCGGACTCTCCGAGCTCCGACCCGCTCCATGACCCGGTTCACGTTCCCGACGGTTACTTATCCGACGACCCCGCCCACGCCTCCTCCTCCGTCAATCGCCGCGGCGATCGTAAAAAAG GAACGCCTTGGACAGAAGAGGAGCATCGAATGTTTTTGATTGGTCTCCAGAAATTGGGAAAGGGAGACTGGCGTGGGATAGCACGGAGTTATGTGACCACTAGGACTCCCACCCAggtggcaagccatgcccagAAGTATTTTATTCGACAGAGTAATGCTACACGAAGAAAGAGGCGCTCCAGCCTTTTCGACATGGTTCCTGATATG GCTATGGATCCACCTCCCGTGCCAGAAGAACAAGTTTTTCTGCCTTCTTCTCGGGAAGGAGAATCTGAAGATGCAAACTCACTGCCTTCATTAAATCTTTCCCTCAGCTCCGAGACCAAACCCATGGAAACCACACATGAAGAAAAAGTAATAGAACTTGATCAGGAGCCTGCAATGGGATCAAACGGTTTCCCGCCAATGGCTCCACCTTACATCCCAGCTTATACGTCGTACCCTTGGCCATATTGGGCACCAAGTGCAGGGCCCTTTAGAGAAATGGTTGGTGAGCCCTCTCATCAACCGGTCTTAAGGCCGATTCCTATCGTTCCTAAGGagcctgtgaatgttgatgcgCTGGGCATGTCTCAGCTCAGTCTTGGAGAGACGGAGAGAGGACTTAAGGAGCCTTCACCTCTCTCCTTAAAACTACTCGGAGAGCCATCAAGGCAGTCAGCATTTCACCCGAATGCTCCAGCTAGTGAGCCGGACGTGAGCAAAGGCAAGAGCAGCGCGATCCAAGCAGTCTGA